A stretch of the Chloroflexota bacterium genome encodes the following:
- a CDS encoding FG-GAP repeat protein, which translates to MTRYSATSISSLRVNSYHFAALTFIAMLFGCLLLPNPAAGDSTEVGATESQVGLSEPMDEPPPYAPWVHLAELSESQGQGDGFGDILAISQDGNTIVAGVPERDIYHDDVGLVRVFTKPEDGEWEDAHETATLTSSTGYAIDEFGLSVAISDDLIVVGEFYSPVYVFIKPPGGWQDMTETARLRFVSGGYEAGPGGSVAIMGDSILAGDSYYHDDSFPDGNSGAVFVWNKPANGWADTDAIDAMLTLSGEDTPGSFGEAMAASGNTL; encoded by the coding sequence ATGACCAGATATTCCGCAACGTCTATCTCTTCGCTTCGGGTTAACTCATATCACTTCGCAGCACTGACATTCATCGCAATGCTGTTCGGCTGTCTCCTGCTCCCGAATCCGGCAGCCGGAGACAGCACAGAAGTTGGAGCGACAGAATCACAGGTCGGGCTTTCGGAACCCATGGACGAGCCGCCCCCCTACGCACCCTGGGTGCATCTGGCCGAACTTAGCGAGTCACAAGGGCAGGGTGATGGCTTTGGCGACATTCTTGCCATCAGCCAAGATGGCAATACTATCGTCGCCGGCGTCCCCGAACGTGACATCTACCACGATGATGTAGGCCTGGTTCGGGTCTTCACAAAGCCGGAAGATGGTGAATGGGAGGACGCGCATGAGACAGCCACCCTCACCTCCAGCACGGGATATGCCATAGACGAATTTGGCCTTTCAGTCGCTATCAGTGATGATCTCATCGTGGTCGGTGAGTTCTACAGTCCAGTATACGTATTTATCAAGCCGCCCGGTGGTTGGCAGGATATGACCGAGACCGCCAGGTTACGTTTTGTCAGCGGCGGCTATGAAGCTGGTCCTGGTGGATCTGTAGCCATCATGGGCGATTCGATCCTCGCCGGGGACAGCTACTACCACGACGATAGTTTTCCCGATGGGAATTCCGGCGCTGTCTTCGTGTGGAATAAGCCGGCCAATGGCTGGGCTGATACCGATGCGATTGATGCCATGCTTACGCTCAGCGGCGAAGATACGCCTGGTAGCTTCGGCGAGGCCATGGCTGCCAGCGGCAATACGCTTG